From the genome of Candidatus Nitrosocosmicus oleophilus, one region includes:
- a CDS encoding anthranilate synthase component II, whose amino-acid sequence MKVLIIDNYDSFVYNIAQIMGLLRTDPVVKRNNQITIKGISKMNPDAIIISPGPGHPKYKKDFGICSEVITKLGPSVPILGICLGHQGIVNAFGGTVKKAKEIKHGKTSNIQFNNNTMLFEGVKNPFVATRYHSLIADKDSFPKCLKITSISLDDREIMGACHEKYLIEGIQFHPESILTVEGKKILSNFIRMIKK is encoded by the coding sequence ATGAAAGTCCTTATAATTGATAATTACGATTCATTTGTTTATAATATTGCCCAGATTATGGGTTTACTACGTACAGATCCTGTAGTAAAACGGAATAATCAGATTACCATTAAAGGTATATCTAAAATGAATCCTGATGCAATTATAATATCGCCAGGTCCAGGACATCCAAAATACAAAAAGGATTTTGGAATATGTTCGGAGGTGATAACCAAGCTGGGACCATCTGTTCCAATTTTGGGTATTTGCTTGGGTCATCAAGGCATTGTGAACGCCTTTGGAGGAACGGTAAAGAAGGCTAAAGAAATAAAACATGGTAAGACCAGTAATATCCAATTCAACAACAATACTATGTTGTTTGAAGGTGTCAAAAACCCATTTGTGGCAACGCGTTATCATTCACTCATTGCTGACAAAGATAGTTTTCCAAAATGTTTGAAGATTACTTCTATTTCATTAGACGACAGAGAAATAATGGGTGCCTGTCACGAAAAATATCTGATAGAAGGAATACAGTTTCATCCTGAGTCGATATTAACTGTTGAAGGTAAGAAAATTCTCTCTAATTTTATCCGAATGATAAAAAAATGA
- a CDS encoding PfkB family carbohydrate kinase, giving the protein MLTVFGSIALDTTRTPFETKERILGGAATYASMAASFFVPVSLIGAIGNDFPDKYYTQLSNKLDIKGLERFNDKKTFFYDSTFDFDLSHRTTNITELNVIENFEPIVPAEYKNSKYIYLANNDPEQNIQIIDSFNSPELIICDTIEYWIHNKKDSVISMIEKTNGVVINDQEARLLCNNSNLVKCGKQLLSYGPNFAIIKKGEHGVLLFIGDEVIPIPGYPLESVTDPTGAGDSFAGGFMGYLISKSKGHLANDLALVKESILMGSIMGTFAIEEFGIDGLMRITIEDIVDRYDKYKKMLHI; this is encoded by the coding sequence ATGCTTACAGTTTTTGGTTCGATTGCTTTAGACACTACAAGAACTCCATTTGAGACAAAAGAGCGTATCTTGGGAGGTGCTGCGACTTATGCATCTATGGCTGCATCCTTTTTCGTACCTGTCTCATTAATAGGTGCGATTGGTAATGATTTTCCAGATAAATATTACACTCAGCTGAGCAACAAATTGGATATAAAGGGCTTAGAGCGATTCAATGACAAGAAAACTTTCTTTTATGATTCTACATTTGATTTTGACCTATCTCATAGGACGACAAACATAACTGAACTGAATGTAATTGAAAATTTTGAACCGATTGTTCCAGCCGAATACAAAAACTCAAAATATATTTATCTTGCAAATAACGATCCCGAACAAAATATACAAATAATTGATAGTTTTAATAGTCCTGAACTAATTATTTGCGATACTATAGAATATTGGATTCACAATAAGAAGGACTCTGTTATATCTATGATTGAAAAAACAAATGGGGTAGTAATAAATGACCAAGAAGCAAGATTGCTTTGCAATAATTCTAATCTTGTTAAATGCGGCAAACAACTTTTGTCCTATGGTCCAAATTTTGCAATTATTAAAAAGGGAGAACATGGTGTATTACTATTTATTGGTGACGAGGTTATACCAATACCCGGATACCCATTAGAAAGCGTTACTGATCCTACAGGAGCTGGGGATTCATTTGCTGGTGGATTTATGGGGTATTTAATCTCAAAGTCTAAAGGTCATTTAGCGAATGATTTAGCACTGGTTAAAGAATCAATTCTCATGGGAAGTATTATGGGTACTTTTGCGATAGAGGAGTTTGGAATCGATGGATTAATGCGAATAACTATTGAAGATATAGTGGACAGATATGATAAATATAAAAAGATGTTACATATTTAG
- a CDS encoding UbiX family flavin prenyltransferase has translation MGENPRIVVGITGSSGVIYGIMLLRALQKFDIETHLVLSKWAEKNIEIETEENVNEIKRISNFVYDENDMAAPISSGSFRTDGMAIIPCSMKTLSSIANGYDDNLISRAASVTIKENRRLVLVPRETPLSKIHISNMLKLAEIGVVILPAMPGFYHKPKSIDDLISHIIGKTLDQFGINNEMFNRWGKK, from the coding sequence ATGGGAGAAAATCCAAGGATAGTTGTTGGGATTACAGGAAGTTCAGGTGTAATATATGGCATTATGCTTTTGAGGGCACTACAGAAATTTGATATTGAGACCCACCTAGTACTTAGCAAGTGGGCAGAAAAGAATATAGAGATTGAAACAGAGGAAAATGTCAACGAGATTAAAAGGATCTCAAATTTTGTCTATGATGAAAATGATATGGCTGCACCCATATCAAGTGGATCATTTAGAACCGACGGGATGGCGATTATTCCTTGTAGTATGAAAACCCTTTCTAGCATTGCCAATGGTTACGACGATAACCTTATTTCTCGAGCAGCGTCAGTTACTATCAAGGAAAATCGGAGGCTTGTCCTAGTCCCAAGGGAGACCCCACTTTCAAAAATCCACATATCGAATATGTTAAAGTTGGCAGAGATTGGAGTGGTGATATTACCAGCAATGCCAGGATTTTACCATAAACCAAAATCAATTGACGACCTAATTTCACATATCATTGGAAAAACACTTGATCAATTTGGAATAAACAACGAGATGTTCAATAGATGGGGTAAGAAATAG
- a CDS encoding KH domain-containing protein, giving the protein MAFENIFKVIKVSKDRIGVIVGKKGSVKSEIESKCNITLDVDGDTGDVTIRLKNEASITNSGIFKASEIIMAISKGFSPERAYRLLSDESLLQLVDLREYSGKSMNSLDRIKSRLIGQSGKFRKNLEDFSGADISIYGHFVGFIGTYDETSLALNAILMICKGSSHKSVYHMLEEHNRRKKLAKMDLWEKIK; this is encoded by the coding sequence GTGGCTTTTGAAAATATTTTTAAGGTAATCAAAGTATCCAAAGATCGTATAGGGGTTATAGTTGGGAAAAAAGGATCTGTCAAATCTGAAATAGAATCAAAATGCAATATTACCCTGGATGTAGACGGAGATACTGGGGATGTAACGATCCGACTAAAAAATGAAGCATCCATAACAAATAGTGGAATATTCAAAGCATCCGAAATAATAATGGCCATTTCAAAAGGCTTCTCCCCTGAACGGGCCTATAGGTTGCTATCCGATGAATCTTTATTGCAACTTGTAGATCTACGGGAGTATTCAGGGAAATCAATGAATTCTTTAGATAGGATCAAATCAAGACTTATTGGACAGAGTGGTAAATTTAGAAAGAACCTGGAGGACTTCTCTGGTGCTGATATATCAATCTACGGACACTTTGTCGGATTCATTGGGACTTATGACGAAACGTCTCTAGCATTAAACGCAATTTTAATGATCTGTAAAGGAAGCTCCCACAAATCAGTGTATCATATGCTTGAGGAACATAACAGAAGGAAAAAATTAGCAAAAATGGATCTATGGGAAAAAATTAAATAA
- a CDS encoding MoaD/ThiS family protein: MITVDLVGGIRKAAGFSTVNINVTNSSVNELLTLLEREYDLENKIKEDEIMIAINGVESSVMGGRGAKISSGDTVTILSVVHGG; encoded by the coding sequence TTGATAACTGTTGATTTGGTTGGTGGTATAAGGAAGGCAGCTGGATTTTCAACAGTAAATATCAATGTAACCAATTCAAGCGTAAATGAATTACTTACATTGTTGGAGAGAGAATATGATTTGGAAAATAAGATAAAAGAGGACGAAATAATGATCGCGATTAATGGCGTCGAGTCCTCTGTAATGGGTGGAAGAGGAGCCAAAATTTCGTCCGGAGATACTGTTACTATTCTATCAGTTGTACATGGCGGATGA
- a CDS encoding TatD family hydrolase: MYYVDSHIHLSDKNYNKYHKMIFDYMRQANVQSICMSEDFNSSVEALSLKEKFFKDSDLFRVFVGIHPQFAAGSVNLQLFESLLQSKLEFITGIGEIGIDPTYTNLDPDNTLERQKIVFEEMLYLAEKNEKPVSLHSRKSVNEILEILPSYKIRNAIFHWYDGNKSNLKRINDKGYFVSFGPYLLYSNDKHALLKESDINLILVETDGPVKYRNCFDGALTSPSMVISIVYFASVLLKKSFEEMSEILYDNSTRFLN; encoded by the coding sequence TTGTATTACGTTGATTCGCACATTCATTTATCAGATAAGAATTATAACAAATACCATAAGATGATATTCGATTACATGCGTCAGGCTAATGTTCAATCGATTTGCATGTCAGAAGATTTCAATTCCTCTGTAGAGGCGTTATCACTAAAGGAAAAATTTTTTAAGGATTCCGATCTGTTTAGAGTTTTTGTGGGTATACACCCACAGTTTGCAGCGGGTTCTGTTAATCTGCAATTGTTTGAGAGTCTTTTACAATCTAAACTTGAATTTATTACTGGAATAGGTGAAATTGGAATTGATCCAACATATACCAATTTGGATCCAGACAATACACTCGAAAGACAAAAAATTGTTTTCGAAGAAATGCTATACCTAGCAGAAAAGAATGAAAAGCCGGTGTCTCTTCATTCTCGAAAATCTGTAAATGAAATTCTGGAGATATTGCCTTCATATAAAATTAGGAATGCAATATTCCATTGGTATGATGGGAACAAAAGCAATCTAAAAAGAATAAATGATAAGGGATATTTCGTTTCTTTCGGTCCATATCTACTGTACTCAAATGACAAACATGCCTTGTTAAAAGAATCTGATATTAACCTGATCTTGGTAGAGACTGATGGGCCGGTCAAATACAGGAATTGCTTTGATGGTGCACTTACTTCTCCATCTATGGTAATAAGCATAGTTTATTTTGCTTCTGTTTTGTTAAAAAAGTCCTTTGAGGAAATGTCTGAAATTCTTTATGACAATTCTACACGATTTTTAAACTAA
- a CDS encoding histone family protein codes for MAINSESEIALASVHRIIKKYGAERVSDSAADELRRILEALGENIAKQAVQLASHAHRKTIKSEDITLASKNFIK; via the coding sequence ATGGCAATAAATTCTGAATCCGAAATAGCCCTCGCGTCTGTTCACAGAATCATAAAAAAATACGGTGCCGAAAGGGTAAGTGACAGTGCAGCAGATGAATTGAGAAGAATATTAGAAGCCTTAGGCGAAAATATTGCTAAGCAGGCCGTGCAGTTGGCCAGTCATGCTCACCGGAAAACAATCAAATCTGAAGATATAACCCTTGCATCTAAAAATTTTATCAAATAA
- a CDS encoding DUF309 domain-containing protein: MNKRYLVYLGNKNNYLPANSKSVLHSLRVLLQNYRNAVVRDIRISSYFIEIDVSTQDDNSLSPNDLEFFGPIDMLGSLIRLEELNEVTGFRSRDDAVMSSIFLFNMERYWKSHEVLEGVWKDSKGETRNLLNGLILVDAAYVHFQKGENAIFFSILNRSLEKFKDYPRYFYDINLEFLLKDINKIIRTKNPSIIKMCLK; this comes from the coding sequence ATGAATAAAAGATATCTTGTTTATCTAGGTAACAAAAATAATTATTTGCCCGCCAACTCAAAAAGTGTTTTACATTCACTGCGGGTGCTACTACAAAACTATCGCAATGCAGTAGTCAGGGACATCCGGATTTCAAGTTATTTTATTGAGATAGACGTTAGTACACAGGACGATAACTCATTAAGCCCCAATGATCTTGAATTTTTTGGACCCATTGACATGTTAGGATCCTTGATCCGACTAGAAGAATTGAATGAAGTAACCGGCTTTAGATCCAGAGATGACGCAGTGATGTCATCAATATTTTTATTTAACATGGAAAGATATTGGAAGTCTCATGAAGTTCTAGAGGGTGTTTGGAAAGATTCAAAGGGAGAAACAAGAAATCTCTTAAATGGATTAATTTTAGTGGATGCGGCATATGTGCACTTCCAAAAAGGAGAAAATGCCATTTTTTTCTCCATCCTCAATCGCTCTTTGGAAAAATTCAAAGACTATCCTAGATATTTTTATGATATAAATTTAGAATTTTTGCTAAAGGATATCAACAAAATAATACGTACTAAAAATCCATCAATCATCAAAATGTGCCTGAAATAG
- the sucD gene encoding succinate--CoA ligase subunit alpha, with the protein MTTQFDIFRILSGNESDADYEKKPVIIQGITGSFGSTHTRLMRSYGTNIAAGVTPGKGGSKFEDVPVFNTVEEAVKASGSVISGIFVPAPFFYKAAKEALDNGIKLIVAIPEHVPIIDSIKVFEYAQKKGARMIGPNTPGVIIPDIMKVGIMPAQPFTKGNTVVFSRSGTLMYEVSFHLSNSGFGQRLGLGIGGDPINGTNLIDSFGLIRNREDVDSVVVVGEIGGDAEEQLADYIIKTNFSKPVVAYIAGRSAPKEKRMGHAGAIVYGNYGSAESKINNYDKANVPVAKSPREVPLLLRTKLRR; encoded by the coding sequence TTGACCACACAATTTGACATCTTTAGAATTTTATCCGGGAATGAATCTGATGCTGATTATGAAAAGAAACCTGTAATCATTCAAGGAATTACGGGCAGCTTTGGATCAACACACACAAGATTAATGCGATCTTATGGAACTAATATAGCCGCAGGGGTCACACCTGGTAAAGGAGGTTCCAAATTTGAGGATGTTCCTGTTTTCAATACAGTAGAGGAAGCAGTAAAAGCATCAGGATCAGTCATATCTGGGATATTCGTACCCGCTCCATTCTTTTATAAAGCAGCTAAAGAAGCTCTTGATAATGGAATTAAACTAATAGTAGCAATACCAGAACATGTGCCAATAATTGATTCAATAAAAGTCTTCGAGTATGCTCAGAAAAAAGGAGCGAGAATGATTGGACCAAATACTCCGGGAGTGATTATCCCGGATATAATGAAAGTTGGAATCATGCCCGCTCAACCTTTTACTAAGGGGAACACAGTTGTATTTTCAAGAAGCGGGACCTTAATGTATGAAGTTTCATTCCATCTATCCAACTCTGGTTTTGGACAACGTTTAGGATTGGGAATAGGGGGTGATCCAATCAATGGAACTAATCTTATTGATTCTTTTGGGTTAATTAGAAACAGAGAAGATGTTGATTCTGTGGTTGTGGTTGGTGAAATAGGTGGTGACGCAGAAGAACAACTCGCCGACTATATCATAAAGACTAATTTCTCAAAACCTGTTGTTGCTTACATAGCAGGAAGATCTGCCCCCAAAGAAAAACGAATGGGTCATGCTGGAGCTATAGTTTACGGAAACTACGGATCTGCCGAATCAAAAATAAATAACTATGATAAGGCAAACGTTCCAGTTGCAAAAAGCCCAAGGGAAGTTCCGTTGTTGTTAAGGACAAAATTAAGAAGGTAA
- a CDS encoding succinate--CoA ligase subunit beta, translated as MRLLEYQGKELFNQFGIKTPESILAENVEDARIGAQKLGFPFVLKSQLTVGGRGKAGAIQKCKDSSELETKFGELLVKEVKGELPRGILLEKMVDIVKEIYLSIFLNRSKRCFSIIASSEGGIDIEQTDNKIIQDISIEGVSSELASTIASSLNIPDKSKESFVNLLLNLFGVVVEKEAELAEINPLAIISDDSLLALDAKVIIDDNSLFRHEDLKKYLYLSDLEKQAAENGFSFVELEGDIAIIGNGAGLVMSTLDMVTDANGKAGAFLDFGGRATSETIYEALKVISRLPKVKVILVNLYGGIVRTDLVAQGILEAYKNNILTVPVYARISGAQSEKARELLNGSKARLFDTVEEAINAVVLKINNN; from the coding sequence ATGCGACTTCTCGAATATCAAGGAAAAGAGCTATTTAATCAATTTGGTATCAAAACACCAGAGTCTATTCTGGCTGAAAATGTGGAAGATGCCCGAATTGGAGCTCAGAAACTAGGTTTTCCGTTTGTCTTGAAATCTCAACTAACAGTTGGGGGTCGAGGCAAAGCAGGAGCGATTCAAAAATGCAAAGATTCCTCTGAGTTAGAAACTAAGTTTGGTGAATTATTAGTGAAAGAAGTAAAGGGCGAATTGCCAAGGGGTATCCTCTTAGAGAAAATGGTTGACATTGTGAAAGAAATCTATTTGTCTATCTTTTTAAATCGGAGCAAACGTTGTTTCTCGATAATTGCTTCATCAGAAGGGGGGATTGATATTGAACAAACTGACAATAAAATAATTCAAGATATTTCTATTGAAGGCGTTTCAAGTGAGTTGGCGAGTACTATCGCATCTAGTTTGAATATCCCCGATAAATCCAAAGAAAGTTTTGTCAACTTATTACTAAATCTCTTTGGAGTAGTTGTAGAGAAGGAGGCCGAACTAGCAGAGATAAATCCTCTGGCTATCATTTCTGATGACTCCTTACTTGCCTTGGACGCTAAAGTGATAATTGATGATAACTCTCTCTTTAGACACGAGGATTTAAAAAAGTATCTGTATCTTAGCGATTTGGAAAAGCAAGCTGCTGAAAATGGATTTTCTTTTGTTGAATTGGAAGGAGACATCGCAATCATAGGCAATGGCGCAGGTTTAGTCATGTCAACTCTAGATATGGTTACGGATGCAAATGGAAAAGCAGGGGCTTTCCTTGACTTTGGGGGAAGAGCTACGAGCGAAACCATTTATGAAGCTCTTAAAGTCATAAGTAGACTTCCGAAAGTAAAAGTAATCCTTGTGAATCTATATGGAGGAATTGTGAGAACAGATCTTGTGGCACAGGGTATTCTGGAGGCATATAAGAACAATATATTGACAGTACCTGTTTACGCTAGAATCTCTGGAGCTCAATCCGAAAAGGCAAGGGAATTGCTCAACGGAAGCAAAGCACGCTTATTTGACACAGTAGAGGAAGCAATAAATGCTGTGGTCCTAAAGATAAATAACAACTAA
- a CDS encoding IS5-like element ISThar1 family transposase translates to MIDWPSYNRSLVQRGEILFSYDFLDGWGSEIENMNINKKGKPFVFPDSFILAIGYIRYLFHLPYRQTQGIIKATGKRLPANPPSYGHICKRINKLNIDIKRDKMDDDDDLIISIDSTGIKITNRGQWMDEKWNTQNRKGYLKIHVAVDIKTRKIIALEVTDEKVHDGKMLKKLVNHVLDSREPNTVKIKSVLADGAYDSNPNFVYLEDKKINPGIKVRRNSIVSPKNNRLRNNEVKLQAKDLLKWKTKRKYGQRWISETVFSAIKRMFGEYTSANRFQNMVKEIMIKVSLYNIFRRI, encoded by the coding sequence GTGATAGACTGGCCCTCTTACAATCGCTCATTAGTTCAACGCGGTGAGATCCTCTTCTCGTATGATTTCCTTGATGGTTGGGGTTCAGAGATAGAGAATATGAATATAAACAAAAAGGGTAAACCATTTGTATTTCCAGATTCTTTCATCTTGGCCATTGGTTACATTCGCTATTTATTTCACCTACCATACAGACAAACCCAAGGTATAATTAAGGCCACAGGAAAAAGGTTACCTGCTAATCCACCAAGTTATGGTCACATCTGTAAACGAATCAACAAGCTAAACATCGATATTAAAAGAGACAAGATGGATGACGATGATGACCTAATAATATCAATAGACAGTACAGGTATCAAGATTACTAACAGAGGTCAGTGGATGGATGAGAAATGGAATACACAAAATAGAAAAGGATATCTCAAGATCCACGTTGCTGTAGACATAAAGACCAGGAAAATCATTGCTTTGGAAGTGACAGATGAGAAGGTACATGATGGGAAAATGCTAAAGAAACTAGTCAATCATGTTTTGGATTCGAGAGAACCAAACACTGTAAAGATAAAATCGGTACTAGCTGATGGAGCCTATGATTCAAATCCAAACTTTGTGTATCTTGAGGACAAAAAGATCAATCCAGGTATAAAGGTAAGAAGGAACTCTATTGTTTCTCCTAAAAACAATAGGTTAAGGAACAACGAAGTAAAGTTACAAGCAAAGGATCTGTTGAAATGGAAGACAAAAAGAAAATACGGACAGAGATGGATATCTGAAACTGTGTTCTCAGCTATAAAGAGAATGTTTGGTGAATACACATCAGCAAACAGGTTTCAAAACATGGTAAAGGAGATCATGATAAAAGTATCATTGTATAACATTTTTAGAAGAATATAA
- a CDS encoding DUF424 domain-containing protein, whose translation MNQENKYALRRIKYQGTYMINICDLNLVDKVINKGDFAISISKEYFHDEEIDEEEATSLLKSSSMLNLVGKNVVALALRLKLAKENSVKVIEDVPFLMVFSFLGNY comes from the coding sequence ATGAATCAAGAAAACAAATATGCGCTAAGAAGGATAAAGTATCAAGGAACGTATATGATCAATATTTGTGATCTCAATTTGGTGGATAAAGTGATTAACAAGGGCGACTTTGCGATAAGTATATCAAAAGAATATTTTCATGATGAAGAGATTGATGAAGAGGAAGCCACAAGTTTACTAAAATCATCGTCAATGCTAAATTTGGTTGGAAAGAATGTTGTTGCCCTGGCCCTAAGACTAAAGCTCGCAAAAGAGAATAGTGTGAAGGTGATTGAAGATGTTCCCTTCTTGATGGTGTTTAGTTTTTTGGGTAATTATTAA
- a CDS encoding orotidine 5'-phosphate decarboxylase / HUMPS family protein encodes MDKYESFANRINKIRRKKNSNIVLAVDPNFDVENIFDYVCHVIDQLHDYVCAIKLNFHVILPLSKIELKKITQIAHEDNLQIIADIKLNDIFDTNKVTIKYLSSSGFDSVIVNPFIGKISLKATVDYAHSLNFGVISLVYMSHADAVEGYGASLANPDGINKSENSKPVYRIFYENSKSAGVDGVVIGGNRLDILKELRDKGDEGLPIYSPGIITQGGDIKMALESGSTYLIIGRAIINSDSPLNKVKDIYDLVKGLEYWDH; translated from the coding sequence ATGGATAAATACGAATCTTTCGCTAACCGAATTAACAAAATCAGAAGAAAGAAGAACAGCAATATCGTTTTAGCCGTAGACCCAAATTTTGATGTAGAAAACATATTTGACTACGTATGTCATGTTATTGATCAACTACATGATTATGTTTGTGCTATTAAGCTAAATTTCCATGTAATATTGCCCTTGTCTAAAATTGAATTAAAGAAAATTACACAAATTGCTCATGAAGACAATCTCCAGATTATAGCAGATATTAAATTAAATGATATTTTTGATACTAATAAAGTTACTATAAAATATCTATCGTCATCAGGATTCGATTCTGTTATTGTAAATCCTTTTATAGGTAAAATCAGTCTTAAAGCAACAGTTGATTATGCTCATTCATTGAATTTTGGAGTAATATCTCTTGTATACATGAGTCATGCTGATGCAGTAGAAGGGTATGGAGCCTCGTTAGCGAATCCGGACGGTATTAACAAATCGGAAAATTCAAAGCCTGTCTATCGCATATTTTATGAAAATTCCAAGTCGGCAGGTGTAGATGGTGTAGTAATTGGAGGAAATAGATTAGATATTTTAAAGGAATTGCGAGATAAAGGAGATGAGGGCCTACCTATTTACTCCCCTGGTATTATAACACAGGGAGGAGATATCAAAATGGCACTTGAATCTGGTTCTACCTATTTGATTATAGGCAGAGCGATAATCAATTCTGATTCACCATTAAACAAGGTAAAGGACATTTATGATTTAGTAAAAGGGCTTGAGTATTGGGACCACTGA
- the guaA gene encoding glutamine-hydrolyzing GMP synthase gives MDKIVVLDFGSQYSHLICRRIRELNIYCELVPYNTPAEKIKDLEPKGIIFSGGPASVYSKNSPKPDYEIFELGVPILGICYGHQIIVDHFNGKIKRVLNREYGNALLTIMDKTNLFKDIGSSGLKCWMSHSDAAEVLPKGFEVLGKTSSSFSAAIGNNDKKIFGLQFHPEVAHTEKGDKVLFNFAYEISKANPEWSMSNFIETSVNDIQKKVKNEKVLCAVSGGIDSTTCAILIHRAIKDNLTCVFVDNGLLRENERENVAEIFKEKLGIPLRIIDARERFLKGLGGLNDPEQKRKKVGEEFARVFTEFAENEGPFQWLAQGTLYPDVIESGVSGGPATVIKTHHNVGGLPEWLHLKILEPLRYLYKDEVRNMARIMGVPPDLLTRHPFPGPGLAVRIVGEASQEKINVVRQASHIVEEVLVEDNLYDKVWQAFAIVGDDKAVGILGDERIFGHIVSIRVVESVDAMTADWSRLPFSTLEKISSKITNEIENVTWVTYAISSKPPSTIEPQ, from the coding sequence ATGGACAAAATAGTAGTATTGGATTTTGGATCTCAGTACAGCCATTTAATATGCAGGAGGATACGGGAATTAAATATCTATTGCGAATTAGTTCCTTACAATACTCCGGCCGAAAAAATAAAAGATTTAGAACCAAAGGGAATAATTTTTTCTGGTGGTCCTGCCAGCGTATACAGCAAGAATTCCCCTAAACCCGACTATGAAATATTTGAATTAGGTGTTCCTATTTTGGGCATTTGTTATGGACATCAGATCATTGTTGATCACTTTAACGGCAAGATAAAGAGAGTTTTGAATAGAGAATATGGAAACGCATTGTTAACAATAATGGACAAAACTAATTTATTTAAAGACATAGGATCATCTGGTCTGAAATGTTGGATGAGTCATAGTGATGCCGCAGAAGTACTCCCTAAAGGATTTGAAGTTTTAGGTAAAACGAGCAGTTCTTTTTCAGCAGCAATAGGTAACAATGACAAAAAGATTTTTGGGTTACAGTTTCATCCAGAAGTAGCTCATACTGAAAAGGGAGATAAAGTATTATTCAATTTCGCTTATGAGATTAGCAAAGCAAATCCTGAATGGAGTATGTCGAACTTTATTGAAACAAGCGTTAATGATATACAAAAGAAGGTTAAAAATGAAAAGGTCCTGTGCGCGGTGAGCGGAGGTATTGATTCTACCACTTGTGCAATTCTCATACATAGGGCTATCAAGGATAATTTGACATGCGTTTTTGTAGATAATGGATTATTGAGAGAGAATGAAAGGGAAAATGTTGCAGAGATATTCAAAGAAAAATTAGGGATACCCCTGCGAATCATAGATGCAAGGGAGAGATTCTTGAAAGGTCTTGGAGGATTAAACGATCCGGAACAAAAAAGAAAAAAAGTAGGAGAGGAATTTGCAAGAGTATTTACAGAATTCGCCGAAAATGAAGGACCATTTCAGTGGTTAGCTCAAGGAACTTTGTACCCGGATGTCATAGAGAGCGGAGTCTCGGGCGGTCCTGCTACAGTAATAAAAACTCATCACAACGTAGGTGGACTTCCAGAATGGCTTCATTTAAAAATTTTAGAACCTTTGAGATATTTGTATAAGGACGAGGTGCGAAATATGGCAAGAATAATGGGTGTACCCCCGGACTTGCTTACAAGACACCCATTTCCTGGACCAGGGTTGGCGGTAAGAATTGTCGGTGAAGCTAGTCAGGAGAAGATAAATGTAGTTAGGCAGGCAAGCCATATAGTTGAAGAAGTACTCGTTGAAGATAATTTGTACGACAAAGTATGGCAAGCATTCGCCATAGTGGGAGATGATAAAGCAGTTGGAATTTTAGGGGATGAAAGAATTTTTGGACATATTGTCTCAATAAGAGTTGTTGAATCGGTTGATGCGATGACAGCCGATTGGTCAAGATTACCTTTCTCCACTTTAGAAAAGATTAGTTCCAAAATAACCAATGAAATCGAAAATGTAACTTGGGTAACATATGCTATATCAAGCAAACCACCTTCCACAATTGAACCTCAATAG